The following coding sequences are from one Eleginops maclovinus isolate JMC-PN-2008 ecotype Puerto Natales chromosome 11, JC_Emac_rtc_rv5, whole genome shotgun sequence window:
- the capns1a gene encoding calpain small subunit 1a — MFFAKSLISGIIDVVSNIDPAQFVPSEPPPPRRPAVYAEQHESDEEKQFRRVFQQLAGEDMEVSPTELMNILNKIISKRGDLKTDGFSIESCRSMVAVMDSDSTGKLGFHEFKHLWNNVKKWQGVYKSYDTDGSGVIGADELPNAFRAAGFPLNDQLFNMIIRRYSDESGNMDFDNYIGCLVRLDAMCRAFKTLDKDGNGTIKVNVQEWLQLTMYS, encoded by the exons ATGTTTTTTGCCAAAAGCCTTATCAGTGGCATCATTGATGTTGTCAG CAACATCGACCCAGCCCAGTTTGTCCCCTCTGAACCT CCTCCACCACGCAGGCCTGCTGTGTATGCGGAGCAGCACGAGAGCGATGAGGAGAAGCAGTTCCGCAGAGTCTTCCAGCAACTCGCTGGAGAA GACATGGAAGTAAGCCCAACTGAGCTGATGAACATCTTgaacaaaatcatttcaaaac GTGGAGACCTGAAGACGGATGGTTTCAGCATTGAGTCGTGTAGGAGCATGGTGGCAGTCATGGAT AGTGACAGCACTGGAAAACTCGGCTTTCATGAATTCAAACACCTCTGGAACAATGTAAAGAAATGGCAG GGAGTGTACAAGTCCTACGACACAGATGGCTCCGGTGTCATTGGTGCAGATGAGTTGCCCAATGccttcagagctgcag GCTTCCCCCTCAACGACCAGCTGTTCAACATGATCATTCGCAGATACAGCGATGAAAGTGGGAACATGGATTTTGACAACTACATTGGCTGCCTTGTGAGGCTGGATGCCATGTGCC GTGCCTTCAAGACCCTGGATAAAGATGGCAATGGGACAATCAAAGTCAATGTTCAAgag TGGCTTCAGTTGACCATGTACTCTTGA